One window of uncultured Methanoregula sp. genomic DNA carries:
- a CDS encoding HD domain-containing protein → MKRSPLPRVPDPKTESAIRMQTERRESLLSPLAARSSGAIRRYERKPEDIRTPYSRDADRIIHTRAYTRYIDKTQVFYLVENDHITHRVIHVQLVSKIARTIGRCLRLNEDLIEAIALGHDIGHIPYGHFGETCLSELCEKNGIGKFFHNVQGVRFLDRIEDCDLTVQVLDGVLCHNGEADDVRIAPEPCGSYEEFDRKVEDNANGIRSRAPMTLEGCVVKFADTIAYIGRDIQDAHEIGLISDDTPIPDNCAEVLGRDNGQIIDTLIHDLLENSDAEETGYISYSPDVEKALIRLRAFSRTYIYDNPALITERGKIQRMFATLFSEGLEDLERNNRTSCIFTDFVDSGCVSKTYLDSASKAELVRDFIAGMTDRYFSKRYEECVMPRRIEGKFVKPGNKG, encoded by the coding sequence ATGAAGAGATCTCCCCTCCCGCGGGTTCCGGATCCCAAAACAGAGTCTGCAATCCGGATGCAGACCGAACGGCGCGAATCGCTCCTCTCTCCCCTTGCTGCGCGAAGCTCCGGGGCGATCCGCCGTTATGAGAGAAAACCGGAGGATATCCGGACTCCCTATTCCCGGGACGCGGACCGTATCATCCATACGCGGGCCTATACCCGGTATATCGACAAGACCCAGGTCTTCTATCTTGTTGAAAACGACCACATCACCCACCGGGTCATCCACGTCCAGCTGGTCTCAAAGATTGCCCGCACGATCGGGAGATGCCTGCGGCTCAACGAAGATCTCATAGAAGCGATTGCTCTCGGTCATGATATCGGTCATATACCGTATGGCCATTTTGGCGAAACCTGCCTCTCGGAACTCTGCGAAAAGAACGGGATAGGGAAATTTTTCCACAATGTCCAGGGGGTCCGGTTCCTTGACAGGATCGAAGACTGTGACCTTACAGTCCAGGTACTCGACGGGGTTCTCTGCCATAATGGTGAGGCGGACGATGTCAGAATCGCCCCGGAGCCATGCGGAAGCTATGAAGAGTTTGACCGGAAAGTGGAGGATAATGCGAACGGAATACGTTCCCGTGCCCCGATGACACTGGAGGGCTGTGTCGTCAAGTTCGCCGACACCATCGCATACATAGGCAGGGATATCCAGGATGCCCATGAAATCGGGCTCATCAGCGACGATACCCCCATCCCGGACAACTGCGCCGAAGTACTGGGCCGGGACAACGGTCAGATCATCGATACCCTGATTCACGATCTGCTGGAAAACAGCGATGCAGAAGAGACCGGGTATATCTCCTATAGTCCCGACGTGGAAAAGGCCCTCATCCGGCTCCGGGCATTTTCCCGCACCTACATCTATGACAACCCGGCCCTCATAACCGAGCGCGGGAAGATCCAAAGGATGTTTGCCACCCTCTTTTCCGAGGGGCTTGAGGATCTTGAACGCAACAACCGCACATCTTGCATTTTTACCGATTTTGTCGATAGCGGATGTGTCAGCAAAACCTATCTTGATTCTGCTTCAAAGGCAGAACTGGTACGGGACTTCATTGCCGGGATGACGGATCGCTATTTTTCCAAGAGATACGAAGAATGCGTTATGCCCCGGCGAATTGAGGGAAAGTTTGTAAAACCGGGCAACAAGGGTTAA
- a CDS encoding YbhB/YbcL family Raf kinase inhibitor-like protein: MASQGTVPDILCIQASMVVIMKPLVVSLDFLEFPPTHTCDGGNLSPRITLRGLDAQSVAVMVYNPFEKSCCSFTPWICWNLPPLPLIPPGIPVGGTVTRPVSAVQGITDYGILGYTGPCPPPGETIRYQFKVYGLDAMLELAPGSTKHELVAAMKGHVLQFGETVALCTR, encoded by the coding sequence ATGGCCAGCCAAGGTACTGTTCCGGATATTTTATGCATCCAGGCATCCATGGTCGTGATAATGAAACCGCTGGTTGTTTCCCTTGACTTCCTGGAATTCCCGCCAACGCATACCTGTGACGGAGGGAATTTGTCCCCCCGTATCACCCTTCGCGGGCTCGATGCCCAATCAGTTGCGGTTATGGTTTATAACCCGTTTGAGAAATCCTGCTGCTCATTCACACCCTGGATTTGCTGGAACCTCCCGCCGTTACCGCTGATCCCACCGGGTATTCCCGTGGGGGGAACGGTTACTAGGCCCGTTTCTGCAGTGCAGGGAATCACAGATTACGGGATCCTAGGGTATACCGGTCCGTGTCCCCCTCCGGGTGAAACCATCCGGTACCAGTTTAAGGTATACGGACTCGATGCAATGCTCGAACTTGCACCAGGAAGCACCAAGCATGAACTTGTCGCAGCAATGAAAGGACACGTTCTCCAGTTCGGCGAGACGGTAGCGTTATGTACACGATAG
- a CDS encoding protein kinase, with the protein MIPIHRILRALFISSLILACIFVPVLAADHVVAPSGAEFSSIQDAIDWSSSGDTVRVQSGTYVENVRIGKKISLVGVNSGNGVPVIEPGGKGDAIQILADGCTVDGFTIQNTEMSSGIRIESDNNIVRNNILRNNGQGISLVSAQKNIISSNEITQNNKYGISLESSSDNRIEQNTVQKNTVGITLDGTSLANLIFRNNFLNNQNVISQSPTSVWSSPLAYSYTYLGQKVESRMGNYWKDYQGRDQNGDGIGDIPYVVSVGTIRNGIGGSGQNVLDEFPLMDPRDYYTGVILAGTSPGLKPATVPQTPPVTPVTTTQVPSRTITTTTSSTPNPPFTLPRILPNVPVITIVLFFLLIILIIAAVVMHFRREKQEPSPGGATSNPVVARATSLLKTAISRIPSPVTILETKTGPEENTLVSPHPSATDQKNYFPRELENKYTEIMFVGRGGIAWVFSAIRKTDGVRVAVKIPISFDEVTGKCFLNEIAAWETLGHPNIVEVTAVNILPIPYVEMEFVPGSLEAIEKPLPVWKAVHLITGVVDGLRYAHEHGFIHRDIKPHNILLTEDLVPKITDWGMSKVLAADIKKSSIAGFSLSYAAPEQVSPTEFGRTDERTDIYQLGVVFYELVTGSLPFGGESIVEVGNAILREPPIPPSEYNPDAEAVEKIILKCLEKNPSDRYSSAAELLAALQGYLDEDDD; encoded by the coding sequence ATGATCCCGATACACCGCATCCTCCGCGCTCTCTTCATCAGCTCCCTTATTCTTGCGTGTATCTTCGTTCCGGTACTTGCGGCGGACCATGTTGTTGCCCCCTCGGGAGCAGAATTCTCCAGTATCCAGGACGCAATTGACTGGTCCAGCAGCGGGGATACCGTACGGGTGCAGAGCGGGACATACGTAGAGAACGTTCGGATCGGAAAGAAGATCTCACTTGTCGGGGTAAACAGCGGCAATGGCGTACCGGTCATAGAACCCGGCGGGAAGGGGGATGCGATCCAGATCCTTGCGGATGGCTGCACGGTCGATGGTTTCACCATACAGAACACCGAGATGTCAAGCGGGATCCGCATCGAGTCCGATAACAATATTGTCCGCAATAATATCCTGCGAAACAATGGGCAGGGGATATCCCTTGTATCAGCACAGAAAAACATAATCTCTTCAAACGAGATAACCCAGAACAACAAATACGGTATATCTCTTGAATCGTCCTCCGACAACCGGATCGAGCAGAACACGGTCCAGAAGAACACGGTCGGTATCACCCTTGACGGGACTTCGCTTGCCAACCTTATCTTCCGGAATAATTTTCTCAATAACCAGAATGTGATCTCGCAGAGTCCGACTTCCGTCTGGAGCTCCCCTCTAGCCTATTCCTACACTTATCTTGGCCAGAAAGTAGAGAGCCGGATGGGGAATTACTGGAAAGACTACCAGGGCCGGGACCAGAATGGTGACGGCATCGGCGACATTCCCTACGTTGTCAGTGTCGGCACTATCAGGAACGGAATCGGCGGGAGCGGGCAGAACGTCCTGGATGAATTTCCCCTGATGGATCCGCGGGATTATTATACCGGGGTAATCCTTGCCGGGACAAGCCCGGGACTGAAACCTGCTACGGTGCCCCAGACCCCCCCCGTAACCCCTGTAACTACCACGCAAGTTCCTTCCCGGACAATAACGACTACTACCAGTTCCACTCCCAATCCCCCGTTCACCCTCCCCAGAATCCTGCCGAACGTCCCTGTCATCACCATCGTATTGTTCTTCCTGCTCATTATCCTCATAATTGCGGCCGTTGTTATGCATTTCCGCAGGGAAAAGCAGGAACCCTCCCCCGGCGGAGCCACCAGTAATCCCGTGGTAGCCAGGGCAACATCGCTCCTGAAAACTGCCATCAGCCGTATCCCTTCCCCGGTCACGATTCTCGAGACGAAAACCGGGCCGGAGGAGAACACCCTGGTGAGCCCCCATCCGTCGGCTACCGACCAGAAGAACTACTTCCCCCGTGAACTGGAGAACAAGTACACCGAGATCATGTTCGTTGGCAGGGGCGGGATCGCGTGGGTCTTCTCTGCAATAAGGAAGACGGACGGGGTCCGGGTTGCCGTGAAGATACCGATCAGTTTCGATGAGGTGACCGGGAAATGTTTCTTGAACGAGATCGCTGCCTGGGAAACGCTGGGCCACCCGAACATTGTCGAAGTGACCGCGGTTAATATCCTACCTATCCCGTATGTTGAGATGGAATTTGTTCCCGGCTCGCTTGAGGCTATCGAGAAACCCCTGCCGGTATGGAAAGCAGTGCACCTCATCACCGGTGTTGTCGACGGACTCCGGTACGCCCATGAGCATGGGTTCATTCACCGGGATATCAAACCCCACAATATCCTCCTGACCGAGGACCTGGTTCCCAAGATTACCGATTGGGGGATGAGCAAGGTACTTGCAGCAGATATCAAGAAATCGAGCATTGCCGGTTTCTCTCTCTCGTATGCGGCACCGGAACAGGTTTCGCCAACAGAATTCGGGAGAACCGATGAACGGACGGACATCTACCAGCTGGGTGTTGTTTTCTACGAACTGGTGACCGGGTCACTCCCGTTTGGCGGGGAGAGTATCGTTGAGGTGGGCAACGCCATCCTCCGTGAACCCCCGATTCCTCCCTCGGAATACAATCCCGATGCCGAGGCAGTCGAGAAAATAATCCTGAAATGTCTTGAAAAGAATCCGTCAGACCGTTATTCGTCAGCAGCCGAACTCCTCGCAGCTCTCCAGGGGTATCTTGACGAAGATGATGATTGA
- a CDS encoding Mrp/NBP35 family ATP-binding protein, whose amino-acid sequence MAKNNTTKKQADEECKKECSSCPTATTCASAKSGQAGLPPKADIDVKHVIMVLSGKGGVGKSTVSVNLAYALSAHGKKVGLLDLDMHGPNVPKMLGIEDHKLAMMDDRIEPVHVTGNLSVISMAFLLPDTSTPIIWRGPMKMAAIQQFLTEVNWGSLDYLVVDLPPGTGDEALTIAQLAPNVRGAVVVTTPQDVATMDARKSAKFIEKLGLPVIGIIENMSGMLCPHCGEQIELFGRGGGKKISDELKVPFLGAIPLDIEMRKAGDEGRPFIIRRGDSPTWKSVDTVMQELMKVVEG is encoded by the coding sequence ATGGCAAAGAACAATACCACGAAAAAGCAGGCGGATGAGGAGTGCAAGAAGGAATGCTCCAGCTGTCCGACCGCAACAACCTGTGCATCGGCAAAGAGCGGGCAGGCCGGACTGCCGCCAAAGGCAGACATTGATGTCAAACACGTCATCATGGTCCTTTCCGGTAAGGGAGGTGTCGGGAAATCGACGGTCTCCGTCAACCTTGCCTATGCGCTCTCTGCCCACGGGAAGAAAGTCGGGCTCCTCGACCTCGATATGCACGGCCCCAACGTGCCCAAGATGCTGGGTATCGAGGACCACAAACTTGCGATGATGGATGACCGGATCGAACCTGTCCATGTGACCGGCAATCTCTCGGTCATCTCCATGGCGTTCCTGTTGCCCGATACCAGCACCCCCATCATATGGCGCGGGCCGATGAAGATGGCTGCTATCCAGCAGTTCCTCACCGAAGTGAACTGGGGCTCGCTGGACTACCTTGTCGTGGACCTTCCCCCCGGCACGGGTGATGAAGCCTTAACCATCGCCCAGCTTGCACCCAATGTCCGCGGGGCTGTCGTAGTCACGACGCCGCAGGATGTAGCCACCATGGATGCCCGGAAGTCCGCAAAATTCATTGAGAAACTCGGCCTTCCGGTCATCGGCATCATCGAGAACATGAGCGGGATGCTCTGCCCCCACTGCGGCGAGCAGATCGAACTCTTTGGCAGAGGCGGCGGCAAGAAGATTTCCGACGAACTCAAGGTCCCGTTCCTCGGGGCAATTCCGCTGGATATCGAGATGCGCAAAGCCGGAGATGAAGGCCGGCCGTTCATCATCCGGCGTGGCGACAGCCCTACGTGGAAGAGCGTGGACACCGTTATGCAGGAACTCATGAAAGTGGTCGAGGGTTAA
- a CDS encoding FHA domain-containing protein has product MDPADKSPTLIIHEESDSLEELSEYLDVLSSSARLRILKFIEKKPRDARAISKEIETSYENTKKHLDKLLSIGVIKKEAGLGAPTSKGIHPVWQYSLVPGGMEAIVRNLGFFSNTRVQIVGSEISRRLDEVKGALSKEVLGNMPAGIVLGGMDDGKLFLLKNDLVNIGRIDPENTSNTSPDDMILSEGYTAVTRVSKPHGRFVHEDNAWYIEDCGSTGGTQLNNRKLERNVKEQLRDGDLLELAKGSYGVKILIILPDKT; this is encoded by the coding sequence ATGGATCCTGCAGATAAGTCTCCCACACTCATTATTCATGAAGAGTCGGATTCGCTTGAGGAACTGTCAGAGTACCTTGACGTTCTTTCGAGCAGTGCCCGGCTCAGGATATTAAAATTCATAGAAAAGAAACCCCGGGATGCCCGGGCGATCTCAAAGGAGATCGAGACAAGTTACGAGAATACCAAAAAACATCTCGACAAACTGCTGAGTATCGGTGTAATCAAAAAGGAAGCCGGTCTCGGGGCACCGACTTCCAAGGGAATTCACCCGGTATGGCAGTATTCCCTTGTTCCAGGCGGCATGGAAGCGATAGTCCGGAACCTTGGTTTCTTCTCCAACACACGGGTCCAGATCGTGGGAAGCGAGATCTCGCGGAGGCTCGATGAGGTCAAGGGGGCACTATCGAAAGAAGTGCTGGGTAATATGCCGGCTGGAATCGTGCTCGGGGGCATGGACGACGGGAAACTGTTCCTCCTCAAAAACGATCTCGTGAATATCGGGAGAATCGATCCCGAGAACACTTCCAATACCAGTCCTGATGACATGATCCTTTCCGAGGGTTATACTGCCGTGACGCGCGTATCCAAGCCTCACGGGCGATTCGTTCACGAGGATAATGCCTGGTATATCGAAGACTGCGGCAGCACCGGAGGCACCCAGCTGAACAACCGGAAACTCGAGCGGAATGTAAAAGAGCAGCTGCGTGACGGCGATCTCCTCGAGCTTGCAAAAGGTTCCTACGGGGTGAAAATCCTCATCATACTCCCTGATAAAACCTGA
- a CDS encoding YcdB/YcdC domain-containing protein: MEDGRRRDPENDDAPYLPERYRRQVAARKQRRLIRKILIAGSIVVMVAIIGLVFLGTFSGVQQLPAPNAPPVTTPLMVTDSPSQTNNGIQVQSNTSTEIGTNVVTATPTIALGSGLQIRTDTGLMPPDTAISLARLEFPAPVYTIARVNLTNQSGRDLYEFVILNNGDQNQSGNRRVFIDAFNGEPYTPGQESAKISAEQVKRIAGTAFPSLKPDQIRARYLDVQDRPRSWDFILVKENAVILSGSLDAETGQIVSFTHPVSMTGRPADPVLSLPDARKIADQMITGWNGPLPINMSSEQYESPGDTLSPAAGRYIFEYNRIVQDMPCDEDGFTVGVDSVSGNVTSYERRWSDPDNAFSVTSEPIVSKREATFAILQKIKEIAPGSVNSVRIISAQLEWKDHYAPGVTPRPGTIPLAWKVTFDDDIRASNPPVPATGWVDAQTGAIIDMEYQH, from the coding sequence ATGGAAGACGGCAGGAGAAGGGACCCGGAGAATGACGATGCTCCCTATCTTCCAGAGCGGTACCGCCGGCAGGTAGCTGCCAGGAAGCAACGCAGGCTCATACGAAAGATCCTCATTGCCGGAAGCATTGTTGTCATGGTGGCCATTATCGGCTTGGTTTTTTTGGGAACCTTTTCCGGTGTACAGCAACTACCGGCCCCGAACGCTCCACCAGTCACGACACCATTGATGGTAACAGATTCGCCATCTCAGACAAATAATGGGATTCAGGTTCAATCCAATACCTCGACGGAGATTGGAACCAATGTGGTCACTGCCACCCCCACGATAGCGCTTGGCTCCGGCCTGCAAATCCGGACTGATACCGGGCTGATGCCACCCGATACGGCAATCAGCCTGGCACGTCTTGAGTTTCCGGCACCGGTGTACACTATTGCCAGGGTGAATCTCACCAACCAGTCAGGTCGAGATCTTTATGAGTTCGTGATCCTGAACAATGGCGACCAGAATCAATCCGGCAACCGTAGGGTATTTATCGATGCCTTCAACGGCGAACCTTATACGCCCGGACAGGAATCGGCGAAGATCTCGGCAGAACAGGTAAAACGCATTGCCGGTACTGCCTTCCCATCCCTGAAACCCGATCAGATCCGGGCCAGGTATCTTGACGTTCAGGATAGACCGCGTTCATGGGATTTTATCCTCGTAAAAGAAAATGCAGTTATTCTCTCCGGCTCCCTGGACGCTGAAACCGGCCAGATCGTCTCATTCACCCACCCGGTTTCCATGACGGGACGGCCGGCAGATCCTGTCCTTTCCCTGCCAGATGCCCGGAAAATTGCCGACCAGATGATAACCGGATGGAATGGCCCGCTCCCGATCAACATGAGCAGTGAACAGTACGAATCACCAGGGGATACACTCTCACCGGCTGCAGGCAGGTACATATTCGAATACAACAGGATTGTCCAGGATATGCCCTGCGATGAAGACGGGTTTACGGTTGGTGTTGATTCCGTAAGCGGGAATGTTACATCATATGAACGGCGGTGGAGCGATCCTGACAACGCCTTTTCCGTTACATCGGAACCAATAGTATCAAAACGGGAAGCAACGTTTGCCATTCTCCAGAAAATAAAAGAGATCGCACCGGGATCGGTAAACAGTGTCCGGATTATCTCGGCCCAGCTGGAGTGGAAAGACCATTATGCACCGGGCGTCACTCCCCGCCCGGGCACAATCCCTCTTGCCTGGAAAGTGACCTTCGATGACGATATCCGTGCCAGCAACCCCCCGGTTCCGGCAACCGGGTGGGTCGATGCCCAGACCGGAGCGATCATTGACATGGAATACCAACACTGA
- a CDS encoding ion transporter, producing MGTDVQKRVYEILESRSRELPAGKFVSRALLLLILINVIAAVIETDAGLFHSYGHILDVIAVFSVLVFTAEYILRVWCCTQNPEYRAPVTGRLRYMVTPAAIIDLFVILPFLLLPFIAHQGLSSLIRFLRIFWILKIGHYTRSLGTFSRVFNAKREEIFIAFFVMLVLLVIGSALIFIAEHEAQPTKFSSVLASMWWGIETMATIGYGDMVPVTPMGKVIAGIVALTGVGLFALPAGILASGFIDEYSKSRKNVQAPPNVCPHCGKEIHDPEKKKDP from the coding sequence ATGGGAACCGATGTTCAAAAAAGGGTCTATGAAATACTCGAAAGCCGGAGCAGGGAGTTACCGGCGGGGAAATTTGTATCCCGTGCATTGCTCCTCCTCATCCTTATCAATGTCATCGCAGCAGTGATAGAGACGGATGCCGGGCTGTTCCATTCCTATGGTCATATTCTTGACGTAATTGCTGTATTTTCCGTGCTGGTCTTTACCGCTGAATATATCCTTCGCGTCTGGTGCTGCACGCAGAACCCGGAATACCGGGCACCGGTTACCGGCAGGCTCAGGTATATGGTCACGCCGGCAGCAATCATCGATCTGTTTGTCATCCTGCCGTTTCTACTCCTGCCGTTCATTGCGCACCAGGGGCTCTCCTCGCTCATCCGATTCCTGCGCATATTCTGGATCCTGAAGATCGGGCATTACACCCGGAGCCTGGGAACATTTTCCCGGGTCTTCAATGCCAAGCGGGAAGAGATCTTCATTGCATTCTTTGTCATGCTGGTCCTGCTCGTGATTGGATCGGCCCTGATCTTTATTGCGGAACACGAGGCACAGCCAACAAAATTCTCGAGCGTGCTTGCCTCCATGTGGTGGGGCATCGAGACCATGGCAACGATTGGATACGGGGACATGGTACCTGTCACCCCGATGGGAAAAGTGATCGCCGGTATTGTTGCCCTGACCGGTGTTGGCCTCTTTGCCCTGCCTGCAGGTATCCTGGCATCCGGGTTCATTGATGAATACAGCAAAAGCCGTAAAAATGTGCAGGCTCCGCCGAATGTCTGCCCCCATTGCGGAAAAGAGATCCATGATCCGGAAAAGAAAAAGGATCCCTGA
- a CDS encoding YbhB/YbcL family Raf kinase inhibitor-like protein, which produces MEELKVKISVKVLPNDYTCDGEDKSPQIEVGGVNTDKSKYLAIIVNDPDAAGGGGFVHWIAWNIELVKMIPEKIAKTPVVSFPLTLVQGTNSFGKIGYNGPCPKEGKTHRYFFKMYGLDAELPLEGGASKEELVQAMHGHVVQYGETYVTYGR; this is translated from the coding sequence ATGGAGGAATTAAAAGTCAAAATCTCGGTGAAAGTCCTGCCGAACGATTATACCTGTGACGGCGAGGACAAATCACCTCAGATTGAAGTAGGCGGCGTCAACACTGACAAATCAAAGTATCTTGCCATCATCGTCAACGATCCCGATGCCGCTGGCGGAGGGGGCTTTGTGCACTGGATTGCATGGAATATCGAACTTGTCAAAATGATCCCGGAGAAGATCGCAAAAACCCCTGTCGTCAGTTTCCCGCTCACGCTGGTCCAGGGAACAAACAGTTTCGGGAAGATCGGGTATAACGGTCCCTGTCCCAAAGAAGGCAAAACCCACCGGTATTTCTTCAAGATGTACGGGCTTGATGCCGAACTTCCGCTGGAAGGAGGAGCCTCCAAAGAGGAACTGGTACAGGCCATGCATGGCCACGTAGTCCAGTATGGCGAGACCTACGTGACCTATGGCAGATAA
- a CDS encoding flagellin: MRSINNENAFTGLEAAIVLIAFVVVAAVFSYVVLGAGFFTTQKSQEVVHTGVQQASSTLEIVGNVYGTGTEGQFIDIINFSAALAPGGTNVDFDKVVITYSNSSSLETLTRVGKNTAPGSGQWSIAKVQNEVTIDDVLEKGEQFDIMAQPTNHILKNDQFSLEIKPAIGAALSISRTAPASIQKVNIIY, from the coding sequence ATGAGATCCATCAACAATGAAAATGCATTCACCGGTCTCGAGGCAGCGATTGTGCTCATCGCATTCGTTGTCGTTGCGGCGGTGTTCTCGTACGTGGTGCTCGGCGCCGGTTTCTTCACAACCCAGAAGAGCCAGGAAGTCGTCCACACGGGTGTACAGCAGGCAAGCTCAACCCTTGAGATTGTCGGAAATGTCTATGGTACAGGAACCGAGGGGCAATTTATTGATATCATCAATTTCTCTGCGGCATTAGCTCCCGGCGGAACGAATGTTGATTTCGATAAGGTAGTTATTACCTACAGCAACTCGTCTTCACTCGAAACATTGACCCGCGTTGGAAAGAACACAGCTCCAGGCTCTGGACAGTGGTCCATTGCAAAGGTCCAGAATGAAGTAACTATTGACGATGTGCTCGAGAAAGGTGAACAGTTCGATATTATGGCACAGCCCACCAACCATATTCTCAAGAACGACCAGTTTAGTCTGGAAATCAAACCGGCCATTGGTGCGGCACTCTCAATCTCCCGTACTGCCCCGGCATCCATCCAGAAAGTGAACATTATCTACTAA